The genomic segment CGCAGCCAGAACGTCTGCGCCGCGGCCAAGACCGCGCACGACGAGGGCCTGACCACCTGGGCGCTGACCGGCCCGCTGCCCAACAGCCTCGCCGCATTGTGCGACGACGCCATCGCGGTGGAGGCCGAATCCACCGCGACCGTGCAGGAAGCCCACCTGGCGATCGTGCACACGCTGTGCGCCGCCTTCGACCGGGCCATCGGCGTGGAAGGCATGGTCGCGTGACCCGCGGCCCACTGGTCGTCGTCGGCGACACCCTGCTCGACATCGACGTGGACGGCACCGCCGACCGGCTGTGCCCGGAAGCCCCGGTGCCGGTGGTGGACGTGGTGCGTGAATGGCACCGCGCCGGCGGCGCCGGCCTGGCCGCCAAGCTCGCCGCACGGTCCACTTCGGAGGTCGTGCTGCTGACCGCGCTCGGCGACGACGAAGCGGGGGAGCGGCTGCAAGCGTTGCTGCGCAACGAGGTCGAGGTGCTCGCGCTGCCGCTCGACGGTGGTACGCCGAGCAAGAAGCGGATCCGCGCGGGCGGTCAGCCGATCACCCGGCTCGACGAGGGCGACGGACGGCTGATCGATCTCCGCTCGCACCGCGGGCTCGCCGACCTGCTGCGCAGCGCCTCGGGCGTGCTGGTCGCCGACTACGGCCGCGGGGTCGCGAGCAACGGCTTCATCCGTCGTCAGCTCGCCGAAGCCGCGCGCCGGGTGCCGGTGGTGTGGGATCCGCACCCGCGAGGCTCGCAGCCCGTGCGCGGGTGCCGGCTGGCCACGCCCAACGACAGCGAAGCGGTGCGGTTCGCCGGTGAGAAGCGGCCGCCGGACGAGCTGGCGCGGACCCTGCGCGTGGCGTGGGCCGCCGAGTCCGTCGCGGTGACGCTCGGCGCGGACGGCGCGGTGCTGGCCGACGGCCAGCAGACCCGGATGGCCGTGGTGCCCGACGGGTGCCGCGTGTCCGCCGCGGTGCGCCCCGACACCTGCGGTGCGGGAGACCGGTTCTCCAGCGCGGCCGCGGCGGCGCTCTACGACGGCGCGAGCACCGCCGAAGCCGTGGACCTGGCGGTCGAAGCCGCGGCCCGGTTCGTGGCGGCGGGCGCGGCCAGCTCGCTCTCGGAGACCCCGCCCGCGCTCCCGGCGCCGAGGGCGGGCGAGCCGTCGGCCTTCGCGCTGGCGGCGAAGGTCAAGGCACGAGGCGGCAGGCTCGTGGCCACCGGCGGCTGCTTCGACCTGTTGCACCCGGGTCACCTGACCCTGCTGGAGCAGGCCCGCGCGATGGGCGACGCGCTCGTCGTCTGCCTCAATTCCGACGAATCCGTCCGGCGGCTCAAGGGCGAGACCCGGCCGATCCTGTCCGCGCCCGACCGGGCCCGGCTGCTGAACGGGCTGGCCGCGGTCGACGCGGTGGTGGTGTTCGACGAACAGACCCCGGAACAGCTGCTCGACCGGCTCGCGCCGGACGTGTGGGTCAAGGGCGGGGACTACGCCGAAGCGGAACTGCCCGAAGCCGCGGTGGTCCGGCGGCACGGCGGTGAGGTCGTGCTGGTCCCGGTGCTCGACGGCTACTCGACCACGCGACTGGTCACCCGATGAGGAGGAGGACCATGACAGAACTGGGCAACGTGCTGATCTCCGGCGGTGCGTCCGGGCTCGGCGCCGCCACCGTGGCGGCCGTGCAGGAGGCGGGCGGCAGGCCGCTCGTGCTCGACCGCGACGCCCCCGCCGCCGACGTGCCGCACGTCCAGGTCGACGTCACCGACACCGAAGCCACCACACGCGCGGTGCGGCAGCTGGCCGAGGAGGCAGGCGGGCTCGACGCGGTGTTCACCGCGGCGGGCATGGACATCCCCGGCACGCTGGACTCGGTGCCCGCGGAGACCTGGGAGAACGTGGTCCGGGTCAACCTGTTCGGCACCGCCGCGGTGGTGCGGGCGGCGCTGCCGCACCTGGAGCGGTCCGGCGGCACGGTGGTCACCGTCGCCTCGACGCTGGGCATCAAGGCGGTCAGCGACGCCACGGCCTACTGCGCGGCGAAGTTCGGCGTGGTCGGCTTCACCAGGGCGCTGGCCGCGGAACTGGCCGGCCGGGTCGGGGTGACCCTGCTGGTGCCGGGCGGCATGCACACCGCCTTCTTCGACACCCGCGAGGACCGGTACAAGCCACCGGCCGACGCCAAGCTGAACCGGCCGGAGGACGTGGCGCGGACCGTGGTGTTCGCGCTCAGCCAGCCCGCCGGTTCGCAGGTGCGGGAACTCGTGGTCTGCTCGGACGAAGAGTCCTCCTGGCCATGAGCGGAATCCTCGTCCTGCGCGCGCTCGGGCTCGGTGACCTGCTGGTCGCCGTGCCCGCGCTGCGCGGGCTGCGCCGGGCGTTCCCGGACGAGCGGATCACGCTGGCCGCGCCCGAGCCGCTCCGCGAACTGGTCCCGCTGCTCGACGCGGTGGACGACCTGGTCCCGGTCCCCGGCCTCGGTGCCCTGAAGGCGCCGGAAGAACGGCCGACGCTGCTGGTCAACCTGCACGGCAGCGGCCCGGAGAGCCTGGCCGACCTCGCCGCGGTGGCCGGTGAAGCGCCGGTGATGTCCCACGCGCACGCCGACTTCCCGCAGTACCGAGGTCCACAGTGGACCGAAGAACTGCCGGAACGGGAGCGCTGGTGCCGGTTGCTGTCCTACTACGGGATCGACGCCGATCCGGGCGAGCTGCGGATCGGCCGCCCGGCCGAATCGAGTCCGGTACCCGGCGCGGTGGTGGTGCACCCCGGCGCGGCCTTCCCGGCCCGCCGCTGGCCGCCGACGCGCTTTTCCACCGTGGCCAGGGAGCTGGCGGCCGCCGGGCACCGGGTGGTGATCACCGGTTCGGCCGCCGAACGGGAACTCGCCCGCGAGGTGGCCGCCGGCGCCGGGCTCGGCGAGGGCGCCGTCTTCGCCGGGCGGACCGGGCTGCGCGCGCTCACCGCGCTGATCGCCGACGCGGCACTGGTGGTCTGCGGGGACACCGGCGTGGCGCACCTGGCGTCCGCCTGCGGGACCGCCTCGGTGCTGTTGTTCGGCCCGACCGCGCCCGCGCGCTGGGGACCGCCCGACCAGGGCCGGCACATCGTGCTGTGGGCGGGCACCACCGGGGACCCGTTCGCCGACCGGCCGGACCCCGGGCTGCTGAAGATCGAGGTACCCGATGTGCTGTCCGCGACGCGGCAGGCACTGGGAGGGGAACGCGATGGCTGAGCTTTCGCTCGGGGTGGTCGGTGCCGGCTACGTCGGCCTGACCACCGCCGTCTGCCTGGCGCACCTCGGGCACCGGGTGCGCTGCGCCGACATCGACAAGTCCAAAGTGGACGCGCTGCGCCGCGGCGAGGTGCCGATCAGCGAACCGCGGCTGCCGGAACTGCTCGCCGAAGGGCTGCGGACCGAGCGGCTGCGGTTCACCACCGAGATCGCCGAACTCCGGGACGCCGACGTGGTCTTCGTCTGCGTGGCGACCCCGATGGGGGAGCGCGGCCGGGCCGATCTGCGGGCACTGGAGTCGGTGCTGCGCGAACTCGGCGGCTTGCTGCGCCCGGGCACCGTGCTGGTGCTGAAGTCGACGGTCCCGGTGGGCACCACGGCCCGGGTGCCCGAGCTGACCGGGCGCGACGACCTCCCGGCGGTGAGCAATCCGGAGTTCCTCCGCGAGGGCTTCGCCGTGCGGGACTTCCTGGAGCCGGACCGGATCGTGATCGGCGGGGACGCGGGCGCGGACCGGGTGGAGGCGCTGTACTCGGCGTTCGACGCGCCGGTCCTGCGCACCGACCCGGCGAGCGCGGAACTGGGCAAGTACGCCAGCAACGCCTTCCTCGCGGTGAAGTTGTCCTACGCCAACGAACTCGCCGAGCTGTGCGAGCAGGTCGGCGCCGACGTGCGGCAGGTGACCAGGACGATGGGCCTGGACGACCGGATCGGCCCGGCGTTCCTGCGCCCCGGCCCCGGCTGGGGTGGTTCCTGCCTGCCCAAGGACGTCGCCGCGCTGCGCCGGTCCGCGCGTGATCGCGGTATGCGGTTCGGCCTGCTGAACGCGGCCGAGCGCACGAACGCCGTGCAGCACGAGCGCGTGGTCCACAAGATCCAGGAGGTGCTGACCGGCTCGCCCTACGGCTCACCCGCCGGCCAGCGGATCGGCCTGCTCGGCCTGACCTTCAAGGCGGGCACCGACGACCTGCGCGACTCACCCGCGCTGGCCATCGCCGCCCGGCTCGCCGCGCGCGGCGCGGTGCTCACCGGCTACGACCCCGCGGTGCCCGCGGCCAAGGGCGGCTCGATCCCGGACTTGCACGTGGTCGACGACCCGCTGCTGGTCGCCAAGGACGCCGCGGTACTGGTGGTGCTCACCGAATGGCCCGACTTCCGGGACCTCGACTGGGCGCAGCTGGCCCAGCTCGCCGACCGGGCCGCCGTGGTGGACACCCGCAACCTGCTCGACGCCGACGCACTGGCCCGGCACGGGTTCACGTGCCGGGGTATCGGCATCCCCACCCGATGAGGAGGCACCCCATGCCCGAAACCGCCGCGACGATCGCCACCGCCAGGCAGGCGCAGCGAGCCTGGGCCGCGACGCCCGCCGCCGAACGCGGCGCGGCGCTCCGGCAGGCGGGTGCCGCGCTGCGCGCGCGGGTTGGCGAACTCGCCAAGGCCAACGAAAGCGACACCGGGCGCCTCGAAGCCGAGGCCGCGGAGGGCGTGCTCGCGGGCGCGGGCACGCTCGAGCAGTACGCCGAACTCGGCCCGGTGCACCGGGGTGCCACCCTGCGCGGGGACATTTCGGCGACCGACTTCATGGTGCCCGAACCCCGCGGCGTGGTGGTCGCGCTGACGCCGTGGAACGACCCGGTCGCGGTCGCCTGCGGGCTGCTCGGCGCGGCGCTGGTCACCGGGAACGCGGTGGTGCACAAGCCGAGCGAGCGGTCGCCGCTGACCGGCGCGCTGCTCGGCGAGATCCTGGCCGAATGCCTGCCGGACGGCGTGCTGCAGACCGTGTCCGGCGACGGCCTGGTCGGGGCGGAACTGGCCGGGCACCGCGGGGTGGACCTGGTCGCGCACGTCGGCAGCGTGGAGGCGGGCCGGGCGATCGCGCTGGCCTGCGCCCGCACCGGGGCCAAGGCACTGCTGGAGAACGGCGGCAACGACCCGCTGGTCGTCGACGGGGACGTGGACCCGGCCTGGGCGGCCGGGCAGGCCGCACTGGGCGCGTTCGCGAACTCGGGCCAGATCTGCGTGTCGGTGGAACGGATCTACGTGCACCAGGCGGTGGCCGAGGAGTTCGTGGCGGCGCTGGCGGTGGAGGCCCGCACGCGCGGCCTGCTGCCGCTGGTGGACAACCGGCAGCGGGACAAGGTCGACGCGCACGTCCGCGACGCGGTGGCCCACGGCGCCCAGCTGCTCGTCGGCGGGGACGCACCAGCCGGACCGCAGTACCCGGCGACCGTGCTCACCGGCTGCACCGCCGACCTGCTGGTGATGCGGGAGGAGACCTTCGGCCCGGTCGCGCCGGTGCAGGTGGTCCGCGACTTCGACGAGGGCATGGCGGAGGCGGCCACCGGCGAGTACGGGCTCGCGGCCACGGTGCTGACCCGCTCGATGGCGAACGCGCAGCGGGCGTGGCGGGAACTGCCCGCGGGCACGGTGAAGGTGAACTCGGTGTTCGGCGGTGCCCCGGGTGGCGCGGCCGAGCCGAGGGGCGTCAGCGGCTCCGGATTCGGCTACGGCCCGGAACTGCTCGACGAGATGACCCAGATGAAGGTGGTGCACCTGGAACCCGCGCCCTGACCCGGAAACCGGTTGCCCGCGCTTAGTAGGGTGTGGCCATGGGGTCGATCAAACAGTTCCAGGTCACCTTCGACTGCGCGGATCCCGACCGCCTCGCCCGGTTCTGGTGCGAGGTGCTCGGGTACGAGCTACCGCCGTCGGAGGGTCCGGCGTCGGCCTGCGCCGACCCGTCGGGCGTGGGCCCGCGGCTGTACTTCCAGCGCGTGCCCGAAGGCAAGGTGGTCAAGAACCGGGTGCACCTGTGCGTGCGGGCGGGCACCGGCCTCGTGGGTGCCGAGCGGCTCGCCGCCCTCGAGGCCGAGTCCGCCCGGCTGACCGCGCTCGGCGCCGTCCAGCAGCGCGTGCTGTACGCCGACGAGGAGAACGAGTCCTGCATCGTCATGCAGGACATCGAGGGCAACGAGTTCTGTTTGGACTGACGGCCGCTCAGGCGCCCGAGGTTTTCGCCGGGGACAGGGCGACCACCGGGATGACGCGGCTGGTGCCCTCCTGGTACTTGGCGAACCCGGGGTACAGCTCCGCTTGGCGGGCATACAGCTCATCGCGCTCGGCGCCGGTGATTTCCTCGGCGTGCACGGCGAACCTGTCCGTGCCGACCTCGATTTCGGTGTCCGGCTTCGCCCTGAGGTTGTGGTACCAGGCGGGGTGCTGGTCGGCGCCGCCGTTCGAGGCGAACACCAGGTAGCGGTCGTCGTCCGCCAGGTACATCAGCGGGCTGATCTGCGCGCGGCCGCTGCGGGCGCCGACGTGGTGCAGCAGCAGGAGCGGAGCGCCCGCGAACGGACCGCCGACGCGGCCTTCGTTCTCGCGGAACTCCTCGATCACCTGCGTGTTGAAGTCGCTCATCGTGCTGTCTCCTCGGTGAGTGCGGGGTAGTCGGTGTCACCGCGGTCGCCGCCACCGTAGAAGGTGGCGCGGTCCGGGGTGTCGAAGGGGCCGCTGCCGGCCAGCCGCGCGGGCAGGTCGGGATTGGCCAGGAAGAGCATGCCGAAGCTGATCACATCGGCGAGGTCCTGCTCGATGAGGGGCAGCGCGGCCGCGATGGTGCGCCCGTCCCGGGGTGAACGGGGTTGGACCACCGGACCGCTCGCGCAACAGGGGAGTCAGCTCGGTCCTTGACCGCGCCGGTCCCGCCCGGAAAGCTGAGCGTGTCCGACGGGCCACCGACAGCGAGGGCCGCCGTGTTGAGAGCCATGGTGAGGAAAGCGCTCGTCCTGGTGTTGACGCTGGCCGGCTTCGCGGTCGCCACCCCGGCCGTGGCCGACTCCGGGCGGGCCACGGTGCTCGAGGAGCGCCTGCTCGGTGACCGGCTGGTCGAGCTGGTCGTCCGGTCCCCGGCGCTGGACGCCGACGTCGGCGTCCGCCTGCTGTTGCCGAAGAACTTCGAGGCCCAACCGGGCAAGCGCTGGCCGGCGCTCTACCTGCTGCACGGCTGCTGCTCGGCCGCCGAAGGGCACGTCGAGTGGACCACGTACAGCGACGTGGCCGAATACACCGAGGACCTCGGCGCGCTGATCGTCATGCCGGAGGCCGGTGACGTCGGCTTCTACTCGGACTGGCTGTCCGGCCCGGCGTGGGAGACCTTCCACCTCACCGAACTGCGACGGCTGCTGGAGCAGCGCTACCGGTCCGGGCACGACCGCGCGGTGGCGGGGTTGTCCATGGGGGGCTTCGGCGCGTTGTCCTACGCGGGACGGCATCCCGGCATGTTCAAGGCGGCGGCGTCCTACAGCGGCCTGGTGCACACCACCCACGAGGGTGAGCCGACCACGTCCGGTATCCAGGCGCTGATCGCCTCCTACGGCGAGGACCCGCTCAAGTTGTGGGGCGATCCCGTCGCCCAGGCGCGGGTCTGGGCCGCACACAACCCGTACGACCTCGCACGGCGCCTGCGTGGGCTGCCGGTCTTCATCGCCTCGGGCAATGGTCAGCCGGGCCCGCTCGATCCGCCGGGTACCGCGTTCGACCCCACCGAGCAGGTACTGGGCGCGCAGTCGGTCGCGACGGCGGCGCGGTTGAAGCAGGTCGGGGCGAAGGTGACGACCTGCCTGTACGGGCCGGGGACGCACACGTGGCCGTACTGGGAACGGGAACTGCACCGGTCTCTGCCGATGCTGGCCAAAGCTATGGGCGCGTCGTTCACCCCGCCGGAGTCGCTGCCCACCGCCTGCTGACGGTTTCAGGCGGTGACCGAGTTCTCCCGGTTGGCGGCGTCGAGCGCGGCGCGCAGTTCGGTGATCTCGGCCACGGAGAGCTCCAGCCGGGTGGTGCACGGGCCGCGCTGACCGTCCGGCGGGCTGGTCAACTCGATGCTGGAACCGTCGTCACGCGCCCGGAGGCGGATGCGGCCGCCGCACGCGAGTTCCATGGTGACGGCGGATTCGTCCCGCTGGGGCTTGAGCCGGTTGAGCAACCACGTTCTGATCACGGACGCTGACTACCCCGCGGGGTCGGCGGGAAAACGCGCCTCGTCCAGTGGATCCAGCCGAGGCCCGCGAGGCCGAAGAGGCCCCACAGCAGCAGGGCCGCACTGCCGCCCACCACGCCGACGACCAGCATCAGCACCACGGTGAGGTCGGTGAGGGCGAGGATCAGCCGCCACCGCTTCGCCTGGGTGGCGTGACCGGCGCGGAGCTTCGCGGCGAGCTGGGGGTCGTCCTCGCTGAGGCTCTGCTCGATCTGCCAGAGCGCGTGGTGGTCGGGCTGGGTCACGGTGGCCTCCTCATTCCCCGGACTGCGGGTCGGTGTCGTCGTGCGGGTCGTCCGAGGTGCCCTGCTCGCCGCGGATGACTTCTTTTTCCTTGTCCTCGTCCTCGTTCTTCCGCTCACGGGTCACGGCGCGCTCCTTCGGGTGGTCGGTGGAGACGGACTTCCCCGCTCGGCGCGATCCATGCGTGGACGGGGTGCGAAAACCCCGGTTGGGGCACCACCCGATCGGGGGCAGATCCGGTAGTCCACCCGTGTCCGGGTACGCCACCCGTGGCCGATGACGAGGGAGAGTGGTCGAGATGAACGTGCTGTGGTGGGGACTCGCCGGACTCGGCGGCCTGCTCGGACTGGTGGGACTGGCCGGATTGGCCCGCCGCAAGGAACGCCCGCGACGGCATCAAGGTGACCCGCTGGCGGACTACCCGTTCGCGAAGGAACGCTGCACGCCCAACGCGGACAACGCGCATACGCCGCTGATGCTGCCCAAGATCACGCCGGAACAGGCGGGGTTGACGAGGCCGCCCGCGGAGAAGACGCCACCGGTGGCGGGGGTCTTCGAAGGCAGCCTGGGCGGGCATCCCAGCGAGACCGAGCCGCTGCGTCAGGTGGACATGCCCGAAGGCCTCCGCGCCCCAGCGGAACCGGACGTCCCCACCCCGGTACCCAGCCCCGAACGGGTGAATCCCGATCCGGCCGCAGGCAAGCTCATCCCCACCGAGCCGATCCCCGAAATGGACGTCCCCGTAAGCGCGGCGGCGCAGCACCCGGAGACTCTGCTATCCCCCTCGGAAACCACGGAAGGCAGGCACCGGCTGGAGACGCCTTTGGTGGAGTCTCCCGCCGGAGCGCCTTTGGCCGCTGAAGCGCCTTTGGAAGCCAACGTTCCCGCAGGGCCCGCCGCACCGGTGGAGACCGAGGCACCCACGCGCTCAGCCGCGCCAATGGAGGCAGAGGCGCCTGCGTGGTCTGCCGAGCCGGTCGAGGCGCCCGGACGGTTCGACGCTCCCATGCACGCCGAGACGTCGGCGCCGATGGAGCCCGAAGCCCCAGCGCATACCGCTGCGGAGCCCGAGCCTTCACGCCAATTCGACGAACCCGCTTATGTCGATACGCCTGCTCGCGCTCAGTTCCCGGACCAGTTTGCCGAGTCCACCTACGACGAAGCTCCGGAGTGGACCACCGCTTCGACGGGTCGGCTCGACCTGCCTGGAACAGCAGAGCCCGAAGCCCCGAGCCGATTCGACGAACCCGCCTACGCCGAGGTGCCGGAGCGGGCAGCCGAGCCTGTTTACGCCGAGCTTGCGGAGCGGGCTGCAGCGCCGGAGGCGCCGAGTCGGGTGGACGAGTTCGGCCATGCCCAGATGCCGGAACAGGGACCGGCTCAGGTAGGCGGGGAGATACCGGGCCGTACGGATGCGTACGCCCAGACCCCAGCCGAGGGACCGGGATGGGCTGACGCTCCGATGTGGAGCGAGACTCCGGCCGAGGAGGCACCGTTGGAGCCGGAGGCTTCCAGGCGCATCGATGCGCTCATCGAGTCTGAGACGCCGGATTCCGACTACGCGCCCATGCAGGCGCCACCACCGCCCGAGTCCTACGCGGATGCGGAGCGGTTCGAACCAGCCGCGCAGGCTGAGGCACCAGGCCGGTTTGATTCGGCCGGGCGGGCTGAGACTCCGGACTGGACTGAATCGCCGGTACAGGCCGGAGCGCCGGAGGAATCTATTCCGCCAGCCCAGGCTGAGGTGCCCGAGCGGTTTGACTCGGCTGGGCAGGCTGACGCTCCGGACTGGAGTGAATCGTCCGCGCAGTCCGGGTCGCTGGGGCGGTCCGATGTAGCCGCGCAGGCTGGAGTGCCGGAGCGGTTCGATTCGGCCGGGCAGGCTCCGACTTGGAGCGAGTCGCCTGGGCAGTTCGGGTCGCCGGAGCGGTTTGACGCACCGGCGCAGGCTGAGGCGCCGGAGCGTTTGGACTCGGCTGGGCAAGGTGGCGCTCCGAACTGGAGTGAATCGGCCGTGCAGGCTGGGTCGTTGGGGCGGCCCGATGTAGCCGGGCAGGCTGGAGTGCCGGAGCGGTTCGATTCGGCCGGGCTGGCTCCGACTTGGAGCGAGTCGCCTGGGCAGTTCGGGTCGCCGGAGCGGTTTGATGCACCGGTGCAAGGTAAGGCGTCGGGGCGTTCTGACTCGGCTGGGCAGGGTGGCGCTCCGAAGTGGAGTGAATCGTCCGCGCAGTCCGGGTCGCTGGGGCGGCCCGATGTAGCCGGGCAGGCTGAAGCGCCGGGGCAGGTTGATTCGGCTGGACGGGCTGTGGCTCCGGAGTCGAGTGAATCAACCGGGCAAGGTGGGAGTGGATTGCCCGGGGGGTCGGGGAGGGGTGCGGCTGAGGGGGCGCGGGGAGCGGATGTGTCCCCGCAGGCTGGGTATGAGTCCCCTGTGGATGGTCCAGGGGGCGAGTGGCTTGACGCGCCCAGGCAGGCGGAGCGGG from the Amycolatopsis magusensis genome contains:
- a CDS encoding aldehyde dehydrogenase family protein; this translates as MPETAATIATARQAQRAWAATPAAERGAALRQAGAALRARVGELAKANESDTGRLEAEAAEGVLAGAGTLEQYAELGPVHRGATLRGDISATDFMVPEPRGVVVALTPWNDPVAVACGLLGAALVTGNAVVHKPSERSPLTGALLGEILAECLPDGVLQTVSGDGLVGAELAGHRGVDLVAHVGSVEAGRAIALACARTGAKALLENGGNDPLVVDGDVDPAWAAGQAALGAFANSGQICVSVERIYVHQAVAEEFVAALAVEARTRGLLPLVDNRQRDKVDAHVRDAVAHGAQLLVGGDAPAGPQYPATVLTGCTADLLVMREETFGPVAPVQVVRDFDEGMAEAATGEYGLAATVLTRSMANAQRAWRELPAGTVKVNSVFGGAPGGAAEPRGVSGSGFGYGPELLDEMTQMKVVHLEPAP
- a CDS encoding alpha/beta hydrolase — protein: MVRKALVLVLTLAGFAVATPAVADSGRATVLEERLLGDRLVELVVRSPALDADVGVRLLLPKNFEAQPGKRWPALYLLHGCCSAAEGHVEWTTYSDVAEYTEDLGALIVMPEAGDVGFYSDWLSGPAWETFHLTELRRLLEQRYRSGHDRAVAGLSMGGFGALSYAGRHPGMFKAAASYSGLVHTTHEGEPTTSGIQALIASYGEDPLKLWGDPVAQARVWAAHNPYDLARRLRGLPVFIASGNGQPGPLDPPGTAFDPTEQVLGAQSVATAARLKQVGAKVTTCLYGPGTHTWPYWERELHRSLPMLAKAMGASFTPPESLPTAC
- the rfaE2 gene encoding D-glycero-beta-D-manno-heptose 1-phosphate adenylyltransferase; the encoded protein is MTRGPLVVVGDTLLDIDVDGTADRLCPEAPVPVVDVVREWHRAGGAGLAAKLAARSTSEVVLLTALGDDEAGERLQALLRNEVEVLALPLDGGTPSKKRIRAGGQPITRLDEGDGRLIDLRSHRGLADLLRSASGVLVADYGRGVASNGFIRRQLAEAARRVPVVWDPHPRGSQPVRGCRLATPNDSEAVRFAGEKRPPDELARTLRVAWAAESVAVTLGADGAVLADGQQTRMAVVPDGCRVSAAVRPDTCGAGDRFSSAAAAALYDGASTAEAVDLAVEAAARFVAAGAASSLSETPPALPAPRAGEPSAFALAAKVKARGGRLVATGGCFDLLHPGHLTLLEQARAMGDALVVCLNSDESVRRLKGETRPILSAPDRARLLNGLAAVDAVVVFDEQTPEQLLDRLAPDVWVKGGDYAEAELPEAAVVRRHGGEVVLVPVLDGYSTTRLVTR
- a CDS encoding nitroreductase family deazaflavin-dependent oxidoreductase; translation: MSDFNTQVIEEFRENEGRVGGPFAGAPLLLLHHVGARSGRAQISPLMYLADDDRYLVFASNGGADQHPAWYHNLRAKPDTEIEVGTDRFAVHAEEITGAERDELYARQAELYPGFAKYQEGTSRVIPVVALSPAKTSGA
- a CDS encoding UDP-glucose dehydrogenase family protein, encoding MAELSLGVVGAGYVGLTTAVCLAHLGHRVRCADIDKSKVDALRRGEVPISEPRLPELLAEGLRTERLRFTTEIAELRDADVVFVCVATPMGERGRADLRALESVLRELGGLLRPGTVLVLKSTVPVGTTARVPELTGRDDLPAVSNPEFLREGFAVRDFLEPDRIVIGGDAGADRVEALYSAFDAPVLRTDPASAELGKYASNAFLAVKLSYANELAELCEQVGADVRQVTRTMGLDDRIGPAFLRPGPGWGGSCLPKDVAALRRSARDRGMRFGLLNAAERTNAVQHERVVHKIQEVLTGSPYGSPAGQRIGLLGLTFKAGTDDLRDSPALAIAARLAARGAVLTGYDPAVPAAKGGSIPDLHVVDDPLLVAKDAAVLVVLTEWPDFRDLDWAQLAQLADRAAVVDTRNLLDADALARHGFTCRGIGIPTR
- a CDS encoding VOC family protein, which codes for MGSIKQFQVTFDCADPDRLARFWCEVLGYELPPSEGPASACADPSGVGPRLYFQRVPEGKVVKNRVHLCVRAGTGLVGAERLAALEAESARLTALGAVQQRVLYADEENESCIVMQDIEGNEFCLD
- a CDS encoding DUF3040 domain-containing protein — its product is MTQPDHHALWQIEQSLSEDDPQLAAKLRAGHATQAKRWRLILALTDLTVVLMLVVGVVGGSAALLLWGLFGLAGLGWIHWTRRVFPPTPRGSQRP
- a CDS encoding SDR family oxidoreductase; this translates as MTELGNVLISGGASGLGAATVAAVQEAGGRPLVLDRDAPAADVPHVQVDVTDTEATTRAVRQLAEEAGGLDAVFTAAGMDIPGTLDSVPAETWENVVRVNLFGTAAVVRAALPHLERSGGTVVTVASTLGIKAVSDATAYCAAKFGVVGFTRALAAELAGRVGVTLLVPGGMHTAFFDTREDRYKPPADAKLNRPEDVARTVVFALSQPAGSQVRELVVCSDEESSWP
- a CDS encoding glycosyltransferase family 9 protein → MSGILVLRALGLGDLLVAVPALRGLRRAFPDERITLAAPEPLRELVPLLDAVDDLVPVPGLGALKAPEERPTLLVNLHGSGPESLADLAAVAGEAPVMSHAHADFPQYRGPQWTEELPERERWCRLLSYYGIDADPGELRIGRPAESSPVPGAVVVHPGAAFPARRWPPTRFSTVARELAAAGHRVVITGSAAERELAREVAAGAGLGEGAVFAGRTGLRALTALIADAALVVCGDTGVAHLASACGTASVLLFGPTAPARWGPPDQGRHIVLWAGTTGDPFADRPDPGLLKIEVPDVLSATRQALGGERDG